The region TTGTTCGTTTAAATCCAAACTCAGATTTCCATTCCAATCATAATTCCATTTAACGGTGTCGTTAATAGTTCGATTTCTTTCACCATACAATCCGTGAAAATTAAACTCTAAACCTTTTACAAAGAGATCTTTCTTATTATAGGTTAAGCTCATCAATCCGGCATCTGATCGTAAAAATCTGCCTTTATAAGGAGTAGACATAAACGTTCCGTGCTGTACTTCTTTATATGAATCTGAACTGGTGTAACCAATAAAGAAATTATCTGCCCATTTTACATCTGTAAATCCAACTTCTACAACACTTCCTGTTGATTTAAATGCATCTTGCAAGCGCTTAGCTCTAATGTAATCGTATCGGCCATTTGGTAAGATATTATAAACTGTTTTTCCCCAAACTTCATAATCATTATCAGAATAATTGTTAAAAAAAGAAGTTTTAAGAGTAAAACCAGATGCTGCAAAACGATACAAACCATTAAAATTTACCTGAGAAGTGTTAAACGAACCATAAGAAGCCGACGCATTAAAATTATTTCGAGCGCCTTTTTTCAACACAACATTAATGGCACCTCCTAAAGCATCATCAGATAAATGACCAGGAACAACACCTTTATAAACTTCAATACGTTCGATGATTGAAGGTGGAATACTATTTAAATCAAAAGAAGAACCATAAGTTGAAATAGGAATACCATCGATAAAAATTCTAACAGAATTGCCTGATATACCATTAATATTATAATTAACATCTGAACCTAAACCACCATTTTGACGAATTCTTACACCAACAGTTCTGCTTAACAATTCATTAGTTTGCATATTTCTTGATGCAGCAGTTTTAGTCTCAATAACATTTACTGCAAAACCTTTTGTTTCAATTTTCTTTTTTTCAGTTGTAACATTAACCACAACTTCACTTAGCTCAACGCTTGTAGCTCTCTCTATTGTAATATTTATATTTTTAGTAGTAGCATTTAACTTAATAGCTACAGTCTTTTTATTTGCTTCTATAGAACTAGTTTCAAGAATATAATTTCCATAAGGGATATTTTCGATTACATAATTTCCGCTTTCATTTGAAACGGCGGATTTAGTGGTTCCTTGAAGAAAAACTAAAACACCAGGTACGGGTTCATTATCTGTGAAATTTATTCTACCGTTAATTTTAGTAGTTTGTGCAATAGCAGAGGCGCCAAAGTAGAAGCATATTAAAAAGACGAAATAGTGAGAGAGTGACATATTTTCTGTTCTAAAATTTTTACAAATCTATACTTATTTAGACTAAATACAAATAAAAATAATTAAAATATTAATAATTCAATTCGCAATACATTGTAAGAATTTGAATATTAGAAGTATAGATTCTAAATTTCGGTTCTGTCGCGTCTGTTTAATAATTATTATCTTTAGAACTTCAAAATATATTAAATGAATACCAAAGGTCATTGTTATCCCAAAGCTATTATTCTTCAGGCCGTTTATTTGAAATTGAGATTTACATTGAGTTACAGAGATATTGAGGAAATAATGAAAATGCGAGGAATAGCAGTTGATCATGCTACGATTCAGCGTTGGATGTTTAAATTTGCACCTTTGATTGAATCGCAAATCAAAAAGAGAAAGAACAGAGTAGGTGCCAGCTGGCGAATGAATGAAACTTATGTAAAGGTAAAAGGCATTTGGTGTTACTTATATCAAGCTGTTGATAAGTTGGGTAGTAAGGTGGATTTTCTTCTGACCAAAAGAAGACAAAGAATGAGTGCGCAGTCATTCCTAATTAAAACAATAAATAATAATTGACGGCCAACGGTAATAAATATAGACAAAAGCGGCTCTAACATGTAAATTCCAATGACGTTGGCCACCTCATTCCAATTTGAAATCACTACTGAATTCTATTAGGTGCTGTTCGTGAAAATAAATGATAATTTGTTGATTTTTAACAAACTGATTTGTGTTTGAGATGGATTTTTTTAATGTTTTTATTGGTCAATTAAAATAGGAATTGGGTGGTCAGTTTAATCGTTTTTTCCGGATATATTAGCTAATTATAATAAAAATCGATTACGTAAGTTAAAATGATTTTTGATTTAATGATACATTAAATTATTGCTACTCCACAGATTTTTTGTTATAATCTGGTTTTAGTTCAGTCAAGGTGACTTCAATAAATATCCAAACCAGTGAGAATATTTGAGTTTAAATATGTTAATTATGAAAAAATACGTATAAAAAAAGCTCAATTCGTGTGAATTGAGCTTTTTATTTTGTGACGCTTAATGAACAACTTACAAACCATTTTATGAATGATTTGAAGAAATTAGCTATTTAGAATCCTTTATAGGAAGTACAAATCTGTTTCTAGTTTTTAATTGTATTTAATCACCGCATTTTTGCAGTATATAATTATAATAATCACCGCAAAAGAGTATTAAATGTTTGTGTGATAAGTTATAGTTCGCTTAAAGCAATATCTAATAATTCAATCATCTCATCTGCATTTTGTTTGTTGAAAGGCATTGGTGGCTTTATTTTTAATACATTATGCAAAGGACCATCCGTACTTAGTAAAAACCCTTTTTCTTTCATTTTTTCGACAACTATATCAATTTCAGCAACAGCGGGCTCCATTGTAACTCGGTCTTTAACCATTTCCGCACCTATGAATAAACCGTGTCCACGAACATCACTGATGATAGGATATTTCGTCATTAGTTTTCTAAGACCGTCCATTAGGTGGTTTCCAACTTCTAATGCGTGTTGTTGCATTTCTTCGTCTTGAAGAACCTCTAATACAGCTAATCCTGCCGTCATGGATACGGGATTACCTCCAAAGGTGTTGAAGTATTCCATGCCATTGTTAAAAGCATTTGCAATTTCATTTGTAACAATCACGGCAGCCAGTGGGTGTCCATTACCAATGGGTTTTCCTAAAACAACAATATCGGGAACGACATCTTGTAATTCGAAGCCCCAAAAATGGTCTCCAATTCTTCCAAAACCAACCTGAACTTCATCAGCAATACAGATTCCTCCAGCAGCTCTGACGTGTTGATACACTGTTTTTAAATAATTTTTAGGAAGCGGAATTTGACCTCCAACACCTAACAACGTTTCGCAAATGAATACCGCAGGCGCTTTATCTTCTTTTTTTAGATCTTCGATAATTCGTTGTACATCAGCAGCATATTTTTCTCCTGCATTTGTATCCCCATATTTATAAGGACCTCGATACAAGTCGGGGTTAATAGCCTTATGAATCCAAGGCATTTTTCCAAAACCGCCTTTACCATCAAATTTATAGGGGCTCATTTCCATAGCAACCGTTGAAGTACCATGATACGCATGATCCAGAACAATAATGTCTTTCTGTTTGGTGAAATGGCGACTCATTCGAATGGCCAAATCATTAGCTTCACTACCCGAATTGACAAAATAGCAAACACTTAAGGCAGCTGGTAAAGTCGCGGTAAGTTTTTCGGCATATTCAATAATAGTGTCATTAAGGTAACGCGTATTGGTGTTTAAATTAGCAATTTGTTTTTGCATTCTTCGAACAACAACAGGGTGACAATGGCCTACATGTGATGGGTTGTTGACACAATCTACAAAAGTTCGTCCTTTATCATCATAAAGATATTGTAGTGCGCCTTTGGTGATTTTTAATTTGTCTTTGTAACCAATACTTAAATTTCGACCTATGTTTTTCTGACGAGATTCTAATAGATAAGCATAGTTTTCATCAGATATTAATCCTATAAAACCACAGGCTTTTCTAAAAGTATCTTGCGCTTTTATTGGATTAATTCGAATAAGTTGGTTCAGCAATTCCCACGCTGGTTTTTCAGTAAGAAAATGATGTTCATTATTGCTGTCTAATGATGCGTTGTAAGCAGACTGTGTCACACTAATACAAAGTCTCCCTGCAATTAGATAGTACAACAAATCAACTTCTTGCTCAGTAAGGGCATACGATTTATGATAACCTTCAACAATCGATGCAGCAACAGCCAATGGATCTTTTTCACCAAGCATTGCATAAGTACACGCAATCGCTAGATTGTTGATAAGCGCTGTGTAAACCATATCTCCAAAATCAATCAAACCAATAATTTGATTTTCTTGAACTAGGATATTATAATCGTTTGCATCGTTATGTATGTAGGCATGGCGCAAAGAGTGGATTACAGGAAGTACTTCGCTATCAAATTGTAACAAGAAATAACCCGCGATTCTTCTTTTTTCATGATCGAGAATATATTTTAAATTCTCATTTGCCTCGCTGGCACAACTAATATCCCAAGTATAACGGCGGTGCATAGCAAGATGAGAAAAGTCGCGAAGTTCATAATCCATATTTCCTAAAAAGGATCCTAGATTGTAAAATAACTCTTTTGATTTACTTTCTTTTTCTACCCAAAAAGTACCTTCTAGAAAATTGAGAATTCTAACATAATATATTTTAGAATCGGCCTCAATTTTTGTCAAAGCATCTCCCTGCTTGTTGATGCAAAACTGCTGAAATTCATTGGCAAGCTTGCTATTTGATAGGTGCTGAATAATTTTAACCTGCGCATCTAAAAACGGAAGAGGATGATCTTTATTTGATATTTTTAGAATATACTTTTCGTTTGTATTAGTAGATAAAAGAAAATTTAACTCGTCATAACCATTTAATGATTTTGCGGTTGTAGCTAGGCCATAATGTTCTTTGGTTAATTGCTCAATAGTTTCTTCTGAAAAATTCATTCGTAAATTTTTAGTGTTTTTTTAATTTTATTTCCAAATTATAGCTTGTGCAGGCTGCAAAGGATTTTGTCCAACCAATATTTTACTTCCTTTTGGGATCTCAAGTTCGACAGGATCGTTTGAATAATTAACTCCTACATAGAAGCCGTCTCTCCATTCGACAAAAACACCGCTTGGTAAATTCTCAATGGCCACATTTGCTCTTCCATATACGCTGCGTACAATTTGTCTCTCTAAGTTTCCATCAGTACTTTCTACACCAATGTAAGTTACTGTTCCTTTTCCTAACTTTCTAGTAACCGCGGCGGCTTTACCTTTATAAAATTGGTCTTCATAAGTGGCTAAAACTTCAGTTCCTTTTCTAGGAGATAATACATCTGCCCAAGTATTCCATTGAAAGTTATTGTTATCTGCTTTTATATTTCCTTTTATATCTGTAACTAATACATCAAAAAAGTCAACATCAGCTCCAATTAAAGGCACGATTGGTGCGCTCCAGTTGGCTTCAAAAAAATGTCCGTTTTTGTCTTTTTGTCCAGTTCTACAACTTAAAATCAAGTTACCTCCTTTTTCAACATACTTAGTCCATTTGTCCACTAATTTTTGATCAATAAGTTGATATGAACTAGCGACAATAAAAGGGTAGTCATCAAAATTGTCTTCCTCTGTAAGGAAATCGACTGGCGCTCCAGTAGATTTGATAGCTGAAGAATAGGTATTTCTATGTTTCCAAGTACTCCAATGTTTAGTTTGTTTGTGATTTTCTAAGTCCCAAAGATTTTCATGACTCCATAAAAAACCTGTTTTTCTATTGGCGATTTTTTGAGGAAGCACTGCTTTAGGATTATACTCTTTACGCAATAGTTTCATGTCTTGAATGGATTGTACAAATTCTTTTCCACCGGTAGAAAGTGTCACTCCGTCATTGCCCACAATACCTTCGTGATACATTTCGCTACTTCCTAGTGGATGTCTGTATCGGTAAGTACAAGTAAAAGCGCAACCACCTCCAAAAGCTTGTGAAAGCCACATGTGTACAGTTCCCGGTTGTAATTGAGGATTGATATCCGCCCAGTTTACCTGTCCTGGTTGCAATTCCATAATTCCTGTAACGCCACTGATTGAACGGTAATAATCGTTTGCCTCATGAATTTTACTAGGATGTCCCATTCTAAAATTAGCTCCGCCTAAATTATTTTGCCCACTTACTGGGTACATTGTATAGGTTATGAAGTCCATTTTATCAGCTCTTCTTGGATCTGAGTCATAAGTCACATTCGTGAAATTAGTTGTTATCCACTGTTTTGGATCCGTGTATTGTCTTAATATTTCGGCTTGATCGTTTAAGAAACTAGCTTGTGCATCGGCAGTGAATCGTTTGAAATCTAAAATCGTATGTGGACTTAACTTATCTTCAAAATAAACTTCGGTGTTAGGCAATACGATTTGTTCAAAGTTAGAATAACGTGTACTCCAGAAACTTCCAACCCATTCCGTATTTAATTTTTCAATAGTTCCGTATTTGGCTTTTAGCCAAATTTGAAATGCTGTTCTAGCAGAAGGACTAAAATCCTCTGTAGACAAGGGCTCGTTGTCAATTTGCCAACCTATAACATTCTTATTTTTACCGTACCTTTTTCCTAATTCAGCTACTATTTTTGCTGTAAATTCACGGTATTTTTCATTTGTTACTGAAATGTTTGCTCTATTTCCATGTTGTCTTCGGTTGCCTTTAGAATCAACTAAATATATTTCAGGGTATTTATCACCCATCCAAGCTGGTGGAGTAGGAGTAGGGGTACAAAGAATTACCTTTAAACCTTCTTTTTCGGCTATTGCCATGGCTTCATCCAGCCATTTAAAATCATATTTACCTTCTTCAGGCTCCATAAATGTCCAAGCAAATTCAGCGAAATGTGTGAATTCAAAACCTAACTTTTTTATGTTTTTTAAGTCACGATCCCATTGTTCTCTTGGCCATTGCTCAGGATAATAATACACCCCAATTTGCATTAAATCAGCTTTGTCAAAAAATCGTTTCGGATCTTTTTTTTCTGTTGTAGCTACTTTTTTATTTTGAGCAACTATTTGCGTCGAATTACAAGTAAATACCACCAAAGCTACTAATGTGAGCTTAGTTAGTAGGGAATTATAATTTATCATTTCTTAATCGTTTATTTTTTAGTTGTTTAAAAGTAGTAGTAGAAAATGAGCGGCTGACCAGCTAAAATTTTCGGCTTCTAATCCTTTTCCAGTTGTAGGATGGTAATTTTCTCTTATAGATTTTCCTTTTTCTACAGCACCTTCGGCGTTATGAACCAGTTTTTTTGTTAAG is a window of Flavobacterium acetivorans DNA encoding:
- a CDS encoding aminotransferase class III-fold pyridoxal phosphate-dependent enzyme → MNFSEETIEQLTKEHYGLATTAKSLNGYDELNFLLSTNTNEKYILKISNKDHPLPFLDAQVKIIQHLSNSKLANEFQQFCINKQGDALTKIEADSKIYYVRILNFLEGTFWVEKESKSKELFYNLGSFLGNMDYELRDFSHLAMHRRYTWDISCASEANENLKYILDHEKRRIAGYFLLQFDSEVLPVIHSLRHAYIHNDANDYNILVQENQIIGLIDFGDMVYTALINNLAIACTYAMLGEKDPLAVAASIVEGYHKSYALTEQEVDLLYYLIAGRLCISVTQSAYNASLDSNNEHHFLTEKPAWELLNQLIRINPIKAQDTFRKACGFIGLISDENYAYLLESRQKNIGRNLSIGYKDKLKITKGALQYLYDDKGRTFVDCVNNPSHVGHCHPVVVRRMQKQIANLNTNTRYLNDTIIEYAEKLTATLPAALSVCYFVNSGSEANDLAIRMSRHFTKQKDIIVLDHAYHGTSTVAMEMSPYKFDGKGGFGKMPWIHKAINPDLYRGPYKYGDTNAGEKYAADVQRIIEDLKKEDKAPAVFICETLLGVGGQIPLPKNYLKTVYQHVRAAGGICIADEVQVGFGRIGDHFWGFELQDVVPDIVVLGKPIGNGHPLAAVIVTNEIANAFNNGMEYFNTFGGNPVSMTAGLAVLEVLQDEEMQQHALEVGNHLMDGLRKLMTKYPIISDVRGHGLFIGAEMVKDRVTMEPAVAEIDIVVEKMKEKGFLLSTDGPLHNVLKIKPPMPFNKQNADEMIELLDIALSEL
- a CDS encoding TonB-dependent receptor: MSLSHYFVFLICFYFGASAIAQTTKINGRINFTDNEPVPGVLVFLQGTTKSAVSNESGNYVIENIPYGNYILETSSIEANKKTVAIKLNATTKNINITIERATSVELSEVVVNVTTEKKKIETKGFAVNVIETKTAASRNMQTNELLSRTVGVRIRQNGGLGSDVNYNINGISGNSVRIFIDGIPISTYGSSFDLNSIPPSIIERIEVYKGVVPGHLSDDALGGAINVVLKKGARNNFNASASYGSFNTSQVNFNGLYRFAASGFTLKTSFFNNYSDNDYEVWGKTVYNILPNGRYDYIRAKRLQDAFKSTGSVVEVGFTDVKWADNFFIGYTSSDSYKEVQHGTFMSTPYKGRFLRSDAGLMSLTYNKKDLFVKGLEFNFHGLYGERNRTINDTVKWNYDWNGNLSLDLNEQPIPRPSGAQQGAPTLANIKREVGTIRTGISYEINENHKFLLNYTLSVVNREDDDEMKSVLERKFLGTRDLNKNIGALTYELTAHESRLKASVFSKYYQQRVERMNPIVQNINGVQTKVEDIISSNKNVMGYGGAFSYAVLPMVTLLTSAEKAVRLPTENEVFGDSGDNISENPNIKPETSKNYNLGFRFGKFKIQKHEVVISTNGFIRSITDRIGTPVQTAINTNIQTLPFVNQGNVKSKGVDFELNYTYNNNLNIAMGVSKFELTTVTGGLKYDLPNEPFLNANVSAQYSFNDVLAKKSQLNLFYNFMFVDTFNYNRKLYSNTAGTDFFNVPEQFIQDAGVSYVFPKKNFIASFDAKNMFNKQSYDNMGVQKPGRAFYLKLNYIINNF
- a CDS encoding beta-galactosidase encodes the protein MINYNSLLTKLTLVALVVFTCNSTQIVAQNKKVATTEKKDPKRFFDKADLMQIGVYYYPEQWPREQWDRDLKNIKKLGFEFTHFAEFAWTFMEPEEGKYDFKWLDEAMAIAEKEGLKVILCTPTPTPPAWMGDKYPEIYLVDSKGNRRQHGNRANISVTNEKYREFTAKIVAELGKRYGKNKNVIGWQIDNEPLSTEDFSPSARTAFQIWLKAKYGTIEKLNTEWVGSFWSTRYSNFEQIVLPNTEVYFEDKLSPHTILDFKRFTADAQASFLNDQAEILRQYTDPKQWITTNFTNVTYDSDPRRADKMDFITYTMYPVSGQNNLGGANFRMGHPSKIHEANDYYRSISGVTGIMELQPGQVNWADINPQLQPGTVHMWLSQAFGGGCAFTCTYRYRHPLGSSEMYHEGIVGNDGVTLSTGGKEFVQSIQDMKLLRKEYNPKAVLPQKIANRKTGFLWSHENLWDLENHKQTKHWSTWKHRNTYSSAIKSTGAPVDFLTEEDNFDDYPFIVASSYQLIDQKLVDKWTKYVEKGGNLILSCRTGQKDKNGHFFEANWSAPIVPLIGADVDFFDVLVTDIKGNIKADNNNFQWNTWADVLSPRKGTEVLATYEDQFYKGKAAAVTRKLGKGTVTYIGVESTDGNLERQIVRSVYGRANVAIENLPSGVFVEWRDGFYVGVNYSNDPVELEIPKGSKILVGQNPLQPAQAIIWK
- a CDS encoding IS6 family transposase, translating into MNTKGHCYPKAIILQAVYLKLRFTLSYRDIEEIMKMRGIAVDHATIQRWMFKFAPLIESQIKKRKNRVGASWRMNETYVKVKGIWCYLYQAVDKLGSKVDFLLTKRRQRMSAQSFLIKTINNN